A window of Verrucomicrobiia bacterium genomic DNA:
CTGCAGCCCAACCTGCTGAAGGCCGAGTACACGCGGCGAATGCAGGAGCACCTGCAGGCGCTCAAGGCGCTGTGCCGCAGGATCAAGGTCTCTTACCAGCTTCTCGAAACCACGCGGTCTTACGATTCGGCGCTCGCGGAATTTTTCAAGGTCCGGGAGAGGATGCACTGATGGGACTTTTTTTCGCCGCGCCGCTTTATCTCGCCGGTTTCCTCAGCCTTGCCGTGCCGTTCCTGCTCCTTTTCACCAAGGCCCGGACAAGCCAGAAAACGCCGTTCAGCTCCGTGCAGTTCCTGCGCAGCCTGACGGAAAAAGCCACGCGCACGATCGAGTGGAAAAAGATGCTGCTGCTCGTCCTGCGGCTCTTGCTGCTGGCGTGCCTTGTCCTCGGATTTTCCATGCCGTTCTTTTCGAAAAGCGGCTGGCGGCTCTACGGACGGCCCAAGGTGCATCACGTCCTCGTCCTCGACAATTCCTACAGCATGAATTATTTCGAGGAAGGGCGCAGCCTTTTCGACCGGGCCAAAGACAAGGCGCGGGCGTTCGCGCAGCAGAAAATCCAGGACGGGGACCTGGTCTCGCTTTACGCGTTCAACCGCGAGCTCGAACCGGTCGTGACGTCCTCGCGCGGCAAAAAAGAAATTCTGTCTGCGCTGGACGGCCTCTGGTGCTCGGAGCTGCCGAGCGATTTCGACGGCCTGCCCGCGGCGCTGCGCAAGGTGCTGGAGCGGGAGAAGGAGCTTCCCGCGGCCGTGCATCTGTTTTCGGATTTCGCGGCGGCCAACGCCGAGGAGCGCGCGGCAATCGAACGGTTTCTCGCGCAGGAAAAGAAGATCGCGCTCGACACCATAGTGCTCGAGCCGCGCGAATACATCAACTTCGCCGTGGAAGACGTGGTCCTGCCCGATCATCCGTTTTTGCCGGGCAAGGAAGAAGAGGTGCGCGCGCATTACCGCAGCTGGGGCATGAGGCCGGGCTCGAAAGTCGTGCTGGATCTCTGGTCCGGCGGAACTCTCGTGCAAAGCCAGGAAATCGCGGTGCCGGAAAACGGAAAAGGCTGGGCTTCTTTCCGCGTGCGGTTTCCCGGGCCGGGACGCTATCCGCTGAAAATCGAAAGCTCCGCGGACGCGCTGCAGCCCGACAACGTGCGCTACGCGATCGCGAACGTGCATGACCCGCTCCGGTTTTTCCTGGTGGAAGACAAGACGTACGAGCGCCCCTTCGAAAGTCCTTACTACTACTGGATGCTGGCGCTTTCCAGCTTCGGAGGGCCGGAAGAAGAAGAGAAATGGTTCCGCATCGCGAAAAGCCGCGGCGCGGACCTGCGGCCGCTGGACTCGGAGCCGTACGACCTGGTGCTCCTCGCGGACGTGGAAAGCCTCGGGCCCAAGGATCTTAATTCGCTCCAGTCTTACGTGAAACGCGGCGGCACGGTTTTCTTCGCGCCCGGCAGCCGTTTCGCGCGCGGCAATTACCGCAAGGACGCGTACCTGGAAAAAATCCTGGGCGGACGTCTGGGGGAACCCGAACAGCCCGGGGCCGCGCGTCAGTTTCATCTGCGTCCCGTGGATTACGGCCATCCCATGCTGAGGATCTTCGACCAGGGAAGGCAGGGCGATCTGGGCCGCATTCCTTTTTCTTCGTTCACGCCGTACCTTGCCGCCGAAGGCGAGGGCGACGACCGCCGCATCCTGCTATGGTTCGAAGACCGTTGGCCCGCGCTCGTGGAAAAAAAGACGGGCAAAGGCAAAGTGTTTGTCTGGACGACGAGCCTGGGCCAGGAATGGACGGATTTTCCGAAGTCGCCGCTCTTCGTGCCGTTTGTGTTCGAGTTTTTGAAATACGCGGTCCAGAAAAGCTGGACGCATGGCCCGGTCTATCAGGCCGGGGATGAAGCCGTGCTCGCGCGGGAAAGCGCGGCCGCCAAATCGTCGGTGATCGTGAAAGACCCGCTGGGCGAGCAGACCACGCTTTACACAGACGCACGCGGCGAGCTTCCGCCGGTCGTGCTCGACAAGACGGGCATTTACGAATGGTTTGAAATGGGGCAGGAGTCCGCCGTGTGGAAATCGTTTGCCGTGAACGTCGCGGTGCGCGAATCCGACCCGCTGTACGTGGACCCGCTCGGGACCCGGGCGGAAACGCCGAAGCCCGGAACCGCGCCCGCGGGAAATGCCGCGTCGCTGACGGAGAAAAATTTCTTTTATCTTCCTTTTTTCGCGGCGGTGCTGCTGCTTCTTTTGGCCGAAGCCTGGGTCGCCAACCGTTTTTACCAGCCGCAGTGGGTTTGAGATGAAAAGCGCGCTCGAACAAAAATTGAAACGGAGAAGCCGCGGGCTCGTGATCGTGCAGGCGGCAAGAGGCGGCCTGTGGACGCTCGGCGGGCTGCTGCTCGTTTTTTACGGGCTGGTGGGCGCGCTGAATCTTAATCCGGCGTTCGCGGTTTTTCCCGTTTCGCCGGCCGCGGTGTTCGGCCTGGCGCTGGGCCTGCCTGTCTTTCTGGCGCTCGGCACCGGCCTTTTCGCGCGCATGAACACGCGCAAGCTTACGCTTTCGCTCGAGCATCATTACCCGAGGCTGCGCGACCGCATGCTCACGCTCTGGGAAATGACGGGCGGCTATGCGAACCAGGCGCAGCATCCCTTCAGCCGGGCGCTGGTCAAGAGCCTGGAATCGGAAATGAATACGCTGCTCGACCGCTTCGGGTTCGGCAAGGCCGCGGCGCTGGGCAAGCTGATCGTGCCGTGCGTGTTTGCCTGCCTGTTTGCGTTCGCCATGACCGTGCACGCGTTCGTGCAGCCGGAATTTTTCCGTCAGGGCTACCGCCTTCTCACGCACGGCAACATCCCGTCGTCTTTCCGCGTGATCACGCAGGAACGCGGGACGCCGCTCCCGTCCTTCCCGCTGGAAGTGACGCCCGGCAACTGCGAAATTCCCAAAGGCAGCAACCTGCTGATCGAGGCCGCGGTGTCCGGCTACACGCCGCAGAAGGTCACGCTCTACGTCAAACAGGAAGAGGAGATGGCCTGGCGGTTTTTTCCCATGAAGACGACGGGCCCGGGCCGTTATCAGTACCTGCTCACGCATGTCAGCGCCTCCAGCATTTACTACGTGAAAGCCGACCATCGCGAGTCGCTGGTCTACGCCATCAAGCTGTTCGAGCCGCTCGTCGTCAAGCGCGCGGTGTGGAAACTGAGATTCCCAGACTACATGGGCCTGCCCGAAGAACAGATCCAGGGCTGGGGCGAAAAGATGACGGTGCCCGCGGGCACGCGCTTCCACGTGGAGCTGGAAATGAACCGGGACGTGAAGTCCGGACGCATGACCGCGGAAGAGTCTTTCGAGATCCCGCTGAAACTCAAGTCGCCCAAAATCCTGGAAGCCGATTTCGAGCTGGCCAATGACAAGATGCTGAACCTGGAAGTCCTGGGCGCGCAGGGCGAACCGCTCGCGAACCTGCCTTCCATGTGGATCCAGGCGCTGCCCGACATGCTGCCGTACCTTGAAGTGATCGAGCCGCATGCCCAGAACTACGTTTTCCCGAGCGAGGAAGTGCCGTTCGTCATCAACGTCGAAGACGATTATGGGATTGCGTCCGTCGCGCTGGTCCTGCGCGTCCGCGGCAAGGAGCAGCGCATCGAGTGGCTGCCGGAAGGGAAGAAGCCGAAGAAAATGAGCCTGCGGCCCGTGCTCGAACTGGAAAAATTCGGGCTCCACGCCCGCGACCTGGTCTTTGCCCATCTCGAGGTACGCGACAATTATCCGGGCGAAAGCCACACGATCCGCTCGCCGCTTTTCAGCTTCCTGATCCGCGATTATGTGGAACAATTCCGTGTGAATTCGCCGCCGCCCGCGGAGCCGTCGCTCCGGAAACTTTTCGAAGACATCCTGGCCGACCAGGAAACGCTGGTGCGGGACACGTGGAATTATCTGTCCATGAGCTCGTCGCCCGCGGCGATTGAAATCAAAGACGCGGCCCCGGGCGAAAAGGCGGCCTTATGAGCGGTTCCCGCAAAACTCCCGCGGTTAAGGCGCTCGCGGTGCTTGCAGGCCTCACGCTCTGCGTGCCTTCGGGCTTTGCGCAGGCGCCGGCCGTGCCTCGCGAGATCCAGCGCATCCGCGACCAGCAGGCCGCGGTGCTCACGCGCATGGAAGACCGCTTGAAGGATATCGAGACGCGGCATCCGGAGTACATCCGCAAAAATCCCCAGGCCTTCGAGAGGCTGAAGGAATCGAAAGCCATGCTCGCGTCCTCACTCGCCGAGCTCAACAAAGGCAACGTGGACGGCGCTTTCACCGAGCAGTCGGATTTCTTTTCGGAAATCGCCCAGATCTTCGTCGAGGGCATCAACTTCCTTCGCGACGAAGAAGAAAGCAAAACCCCGCCGCTCGGCACATTTCTGGACAAGCAGGGCGACAACGTCATGTTCCCGCGCGAGAAAAAAATGACGGTCGGGACCAAGCCGTTTTACGAGGCGCAGAAATTCGAGAAAGGCGAAGTGGTCAGCATGGCCACTCAGGCCTCAGAGCCCGAACCCAGCCCGGACAAGGACTCGTACATGGAAGCGCAGGACAACGGCCAGAAGATTTTCAAGGACCGCCTGCAAAGCGAGCAGAAACAAAAATCCACGACCGGTTCCGGCGGCGCGCTGGAATCTTTGGGAGAAAATCCCGCGGTTTCGAAGACCACGCAAAAGATGAAACTCGAAATCACGGAGCAAAGCGGCGGCGGTCCTTCCGGAGAATCCGGCAATGCGGGAGACGGCGCGGACGGAGCTTCAGGATCCGGAGCCTCAAAAAGTTCTCTGGCCGGCAAAGGCCCGGACCAGGGGCTTCCTAAAACGGGCGAGCCCGCAGGAGAAGCCTTGAAAGGCGCGGCTTCGTTCAGCGGCGCCGCGGGCAGCGCGGGGGGATCGGGCGCGGGGCCTTCCGGAAATTCCGCGGACACGACGGAAGCCGGGACGCTGCATCTCGGCGCGGGCGAGGGACGCGGAGGCAGCTCGGGTTTTCAAAAAAGCGGAAGCGGCGGCGGGCAGGCCGGCGGCGCGGGCAGCGGAAGCGGGGGAACTAAAGGACGGAGTTTCGAAAAACAAGAAAAGAAAAATCCCCTCACCCTTCCCCTCTCCCCTGAGGGGAGAGGGATGGGAGAGGGGGACGCGAGAGAAGCGGCTATGCAAGAAGCGCTTGCTTCGGCTTCGGGCGGC
This region includes:
- a CDS encoding BatA domain-containing protein, which gives rise to MGLFFAAPLYLAGFLSLAVPFLLLFTKARTSQKTPFSSVQFLRSLTEKATRTIEWKKMLLLVLRLLLLACLVLGFSMPFFSKSGWRLYGRPKVHHVLVLDNSYSMNYFEEGRSLFDRAKDKARAFAQQKIQDGDLVSLYAFNRELEPVVTSSRGKKEILSALDGLWCSELPSDFDGLPAALRKVLEREKELPAAVHLFSDFAAANAEERAAIERFLAQEKKIALDTIVLEPREYINFAVEDVVLPDHPFLPGKEEEVRAHYRSWGMRPGSKVVLDLWSGGTLVQSQEIAVPENGKGWASFRVRFPGPGRYPLKIESSADALQPDNVRYAIANVHDPLRFFLVEDKTYERPFESPYYYWMLALSSFGGPEEEEKWFRIAKSRGADLRPLDSEPYDLVLLADVESLGPKDLNSLQSYVKRGGTVFFAPGSRFARGNYRKDAYLEKILGGRLGEPEQPGAARQFHLRPVDYGHPMLRIFDQGRQGDLGRIPFSSFTPYLAAEGEGDDRRILLWFEDRWPALVEKKTGKGKVFVWTTSLGQEWTDFPKSPLFVPFVFEFLKYAVQKSWTHGPVYQAGDEAVLARESAAAKSSVIVKDPLGEQTTLYTDARGELPPVVLDKTGIYEWFEMGQESAVWKSFAVNVAVRESDPLYVDPLGTRAETPKPGTAPAGNAASLTEKNFFYLPFFAAVLLLLLAEAWVANRFYQPQWV